The genomic interval CGCTGGCTTGCCGTATCAACAAAACATTCAAAGTAAAAAGATAGCAGTCGTTGTTCTCAAAGCAAAAACCAATCGCCTGGAAGACACCATCCCACTCATGCCTAAATTACTCGAATTGCTGCCTACACTTGCTCCTGGTAAGCTCGAAATGATAACTCTGTCATAAACTTACTCACAACCTACAGGCCAACCATAGCTCACGCAACGCCAGTTTTAAAATAAACGCAGTAAACCTGTAGGGCCAATCAGCCCATTTAATTAACACGTTGAGCGTGTAAGAGTTAGAATCATGGTTTGGGTTACATGAATCTACGGTTTCATTTGATGGAAAACATCGTTGCGGGCTGGGTAAACCGACATCAACAAGCAGTCATTGAGTACCTTAAAGAGGAAAGACAGATCTTGATCGAGCAGCTGGGTGGTAAGCCGAAGGCCCATCAGGAGACCAGGCCGAAATATTCTCGATTTGCCAATTATTTGCCAATTTACCTGCATTTAGGTGCATCCATGTGCATTTACCTGCTTCGCGCTAAATTCTTAAAGTACTGATAGATAATGATAAGTGCAAATGGATGCAGATAATTGCAACTAAACAAAACTTCTGGTTCCACACCAAACTTCTTAGGCAGTTTCCTGGATCTACGCCAAAGTTTTGAGGACTGGGTACGCATTTTCTCTGAGTTTGAACTTTTAGATTCTGCTGAGCCAGATTCTTGACCGTTAACCTAAAAACGTAGTGTACGAACAATGGCAACATACTCTCCAGTCAAGGACATCGATCAAAATTTCGCACGTAAACGGGTTCTTTCCCGCCGTGATGATTCAAGAGCTCTGTCCACGGGTAAGGCGACTCCTGCCAAACTCCAGTGCCGTAACTCCATTCTTCCCGAGGATTTTTGGGACAAGTCTGAAATTGATTGGGATACCATCGCCGTTGGAAGAAAATCGCACAGTTAAGGATTACATCGATCTGCTGGATGCAGACACCGGGCTGTTTTGTTTGCCGCATTGCTTTTGCGAGTTTCGCAGTTGAGGTATATCGGCGGTCAGGGTGGATATCTCTGGACAGGTGGCTCAAGCCTATTCTAGTGGATTCCAAATCTTGTCAAAACCCAGATCTTCGAAGTCTTTTATATTGGCGGTGGCGAAGTCCTTGACGCCAAAGGCCAGAAGAGTGAGTGCGGTGCGGGCGTCGAAAATGCGGCGGCGCGCGAAATTCGGTTTTGAGGCCATTGTCCAAAGCTCGTTGTGAATAGGGCGGCTTTTTGCGGGAAATCCGACTATTTTCCAGGCTGGGTGACTACGGTAGATCTGAATCACTTCCGAGGCATCCCCGGGAGATAATGGTTTCTTCAAAATCGCGGGATTACAAAGCAAAACGTAGAACTCGCAGAGGACAAACTCGCTGAGGGCGATGTCTTCCCGCTTGGTCAAGCCTTTCAAATAATCTTCCGCCGCCCGTTGCTGCGGGCAGTCCGCGTTGAACGCGTAAAAAAGAATATTGGCGTCGAGCGAGAGCATTTAGGGAAGACGGGGCTCCATGTCGTCGAAGGCCAAACGATGCATTTGCTCTGCACTTAAATTTTTCCAGCCGACATGCCGCGGAGACGGTGGAGTCCAGTCTTGTGGCTTCATTGTCAGGTCCGGATAAATGTCGAGCATGTGTTCGCCGCCACGACGCAGGGTCTCTGCCAAGGACCATTCTTTGCGCTTCGCCAGATGCTTGAGT from Verrucomicrobiota bacterium carries:
- a CDS encoding antitoxin — encoded protein: MIKTQIQIPDDLYRELKHLAKRKEWSLAETLRRGGEHMLDIYPDLTMKPQDWTPPSPRHVGWKNLSAEQMHRLAFDDMEPRLP
- a CDS encoding VapC toxin family PIN domain ribonuclease, with product MLSLDANILFYAFNADCPQQRAAEDYLKGLTKREDIALSEFVLCEFYVLLCNPAILKKPLSPGDASEVIQIYRSHPAWKIVGFPAKSRPIHNELWTMASKPNFARRRIFDARTALTLLAFGVKDFATANIKDFEDLGFDKIWNPLE
- a CDS encoding DUF5615 family PIN-like protein gives rise to the protein MRILLDENLDWRLCRELSGNEVTSVSKTDLAGLNNGALLAKAEEGFDVFVTIDAGLPYQQNIQSKKIAVVVLKAKTNRLEDTIPLMPKLLELLPTLAPGKLEMITLS